TCAACCTCTATCATGATAAATTACCGATGTTAAGTTACCACAGTTAAAACACAGTTTATATTGGCCGGGGGAGTCAAAAGGGTCGAATGTCCCCGATGCGACAGACCGTAGCGGCAAAAGGCAGCGGCGTCGCAGCGGCTAGCCGATTTGCTAAAAGAGCTAGCTACAATAACATCCGGGCATTTCAGCAGCGCACAGATTCAGCACACCAGCGTCCCCGCGTGGACAGATAGAAAATAACTAGAAAGCTAAAATCCGTTACTCTTCCCCACAactttaaatattaatgaacGTTGACGTTCTGCTTGGGGTCATCATTGTTTTATCACTTTGGTGCACCATGACTCTTCGTAACAAGTTTATTAACATGACTACAATAAATGACTTCATTAGTTCCACAGCTGTAAAACATGGTTAATTTCCATGCATTGCCATCTGCTCAGCACTACTCCTCCCAGATTAGCAGTACGGGATTCGTCATTAGAAATACTGTATGGATACGGATTGTTGGACTTTCAGAACAGTTTGTCCTTAAAAGGTTTAGCAGGGACAACCTGACCCCAATGATTATCCTCCAAGTACAATCGGTCACATTTTCTGATTATTTGTGTCACAAAATGCGACGTTCATTCTGCTGTCTCCGCTGGGTCACGGTGTGTACAGAATATCGTGTAACACCGGCGCACTCGGTACATTGAATCAAGCCCACCCACTGGTTGTCAACAGTCAATGTGCATGAGGAGCAGCCGTATGGCTGCGTGTTTTACGGCACAAATCAGACCGTGTCGTTAGTCGCTTTATCCAGACGAGACTCGACCGTCTGCAGTGACACGAACAACCCAACTAACAAACAATGGCTCATCTAACTGAAAATCCCGCTGATAAAGAGAGGTGAGTTGTTGTAAAAGCTAGCCTGTTAGCCCagctaagctaaagctaaccGATTAGCTCTTCGCTCACACATTGTAAAACTCCAATAGAAGATTTCTGAAGTTAAGGACAACTTGGGTATCTATAAATGTAACTATCTTATTAATTGCTGCTGTACCAAACGTGTCGATCTTGAATAGCAACTCTTCAGTTCGGCATAATTTAAATCCGGTTTATATATGTTAATCCACCAGTAAACGACTTTTTGGTGGTCACAGCTCACGACGACCCTCGACGGTGTAACGTTAATGTTAAGTTAGCTCATGAATGAAGCATTGTGGGAGTAGCTAACTTGTGTAGCTAAATCCAGTAAAAAAAATTTTTTAGCTTTATGAATGCTGTTTACCAGTATACCACCTTAAAATTACTATTTCTAATAAGTTAGGTAAAAGTCACGTTTTACGAAGTCTTTGGCAGAAACTGTGGCAAATGTTAAAATGGTTTAGTTTTTACATGAAGTCTGGCCTGTATGACACAGTGGCAGATTCCCTGATTGTCGACCCCAACGCGGGACTATCCCCGGTCGGCACTCTCCCGCTAGCCAGACTATCGAGCCCACCGACATATAACGgagctagttatctttttttatgttagttttttgttacgtacaagtgtatttgacatataattagtgacatattgtttcaaatacacctacagtatgaccattagcctatgaattgactttgtcgttacgttttaacaagtggtggataaatcctctttccgtttccgtTAACAACATTGCTAACTTGTACCGCAGAGCTAACGAAAACTCCGGACCATTCTATAACTCCCGACCATTTATGCGTGTAGATTCTATAACTCCCGACAATTTATGCGTGTAGAAAAGAGCGAACAACAACTCCGGACTAGCAAACCAGTCCTATTACTGGCCAAGAACGTCCTGTTACTGGCATTACTGCCGCTTCGACTGGCATACTCCGCCGTCGTTTTATCCAGTAGTGTTATTCTTACTGGAGTGGTGTTAAGAAATAATACGTGtgccaatacataatatatgctataaatgacacgaatacgtgaaatataatcagggggcagtgtatatatatgataatacgtgaaatataatccggcgggatagatcgtctaaagtctaaaccacctggggctacgcgtccgtgagcgaactcagttgggagtctCCGTCTATCTACCCAGTGGCATAGCAGGCGTTTAGCATGACGTGTATGTAAGGTCCTTAACTGCAATATTTGACCGATTAATATTGATCCCACCGACGATAAATAGTTTTGTAtggctgaagaagaagaaggacagaAATATGATCGTCTTCACTGGCAGAGACGGGATTAGATGAAGTGTACGTTAGGTTATATTCACGGTTAAGAGTTTGGGGATCGGCCGTTTGCTCGTCAGTGATTCAGGCCAGTTTTTGTTCGGTCACacaaaactgaatgaaaatccTTCTTAGAAGTCACCACGAGCTCTACAGTCCGTTAAGAACCCGTAGAGAGAAGGGGCTAAAATGAAAGATCAATGGAAGTTATTTAGGATTATTCTCATCATGGAATAATCTGCATAACCCGATTAACTGtcagattaattgattaatcgtttggtctttaaaaagacagaaaatgccGAAAAAAGCCCCTCACAGTTTcctaaaacacaatttaaagCCATCAAACGGTCCAAGCGGCCAAAATATTCAGTGAATtaaaacagaagaataaaaaatcagcaaatatttgcatttatgAAGCTGGAACCTGTgaatttttcctcaaaatgacttaaatgattcattgatgaTCAGAATATTTACCTCTTCGTTTTCTGTGGACTGACTCATCTCTCTAACACTCTTTAAGCCTTTTATCTGAATCACAACTTCATCGTCTCATGATTGCCATAACAAACTGTTTTCTAGCGGTTGTGCGACTGACTGTCTGTAAACGTCTGTCAGTGTGGCCGCTGGTCCAAAGAGACCCCCCTGCTAAGAtcaatgataaaataaaatagaaacgCTGgtgacagaaaagacacagagccaggttagcaGGAAGCATCACCAGTTCAACTTTTAATCATGGCTTCAGTTAAATGTGCTGCAGTTCGGTTCCagggttgtttttgtgagtcTCGTCCCTCTGCGATGTGTTTCAGGTTCATCTGCATCTATCCAGTTTACATCAACAGTAAGAAGACGCTGGCTGAAGGACGAAGGATCCCCACAGACAAGGTGACGCTCTGCTTTCCCATGTTAGCATGACGGCTCAGAGCAGCGGGCTTGATTTTCTCCAAGCTGCTGGCTGTTAGCAGAGACCATTTGGTGCGTTCAGGGACAAAAGATGAAGCGCTGCAGTGTGAATTAACTGCATCATGTAGCGATCAAAGCAGAGGCGAAGCCAGCAGCTCATGGCCTgatgttgtgtgtctgcaggctgtggagAATCCGTCCTGCGCCGAGATCAGAGACGTCCTGACGGCTGCTGGCCTCAACGTCTACGTGGAGgtaaaacacacatcagtggttaaaatgacatcacagtgacatcatagtgacatcacagtgacatcacgGAGTGTTTGTCTTACAGAACAAAATGCACCCCAGAGAGTGGAACAGGGACGTCCAGTTCAGAGGACGCGTCAGAGTTCAGGTGAAGCAGGCGGACGGCAGCTTCTGTCAGGAGAAGTTCACCTCCCGTAAGTCTCCTCCAGCGTCTCAGTCCGCTGTTTGACCACATCTGTCCAGTTTAATAGATCCGACTCAGAACGTCTCTAATGAACATCAAAGTACCTTCAACACTTTCCTCTTCTGTGACGACGTCTGACCAAGTGGAGCTGGCGTTCCTCTGAAGTCAGCGACCGCGTTTTTGGTTTCAGTGATCATCACAGAACTGTTTAAGATCACTGACCTCAGGTCTGTGTGGTACGCctgtgtctgtccgtctgtccgtctgtctgtctttctgtctgtctgtctgtgtgagttcACAGTCATCCTGGTGTGGACAGTAAACTGTATGTGGACAAATGACATGGATGTTTGTGCTCCGTCAGGTAAAGACGTGATGTTCTACGTATCAGAGATGATCCCCAAACTCAAGACTCGGACccagaagagtggaggaggagagacgagctctcagcagggagagggaggaaagaagagcaagaagaagaagaagtagacGCATCGACAccacctgcttttttttttttttaaaggtctttttaaattaatttcctGAGGTCGTTGTGATCGATTGTTCAGACGAGCGTCCTCACAATCAAACCCTGAACTTTTTTCTTTGGAGGAGTTTTTCTCATTGTGACCTCAGACACTCGTTCAGCCGAAGGCGTCCAGATTCAGTCAGACCTGATCCTTTAAATCTCATTtctgtgagcagagagcagctcgAGCTCCTCGTCTGCTGCTCGGAGCGGAGACGGaggttgtttctgttgttgaaGGAGGAAGGTGTTCATGTCTGTTCCTGTTTAGcccctcgtcctcctcaccTTCTGTCCACTGTGTCAATAAAGACTTCTTTTTCTCACCTCTGTGTTTTAGTGTCTCAGGAAATTACTCGTCCTCATAGACCGAATCAAAGAATCGTGTCATCAGGAGCAcgatggaggaaatgatggTTTATTTTCAAGTTTTAGAAACATGGATTTGGCAGTTTGGTGCAGTTCAAACTCATCTGAGCTGTTCTGTCACTCAGCATCCAGCAGCTGAGTCCAGCTGGAACTGGACCTGATTGTTCTGTCACATCGAGTTCTGGTTCAGCTCCGGTTCAGCTCCGGTTCAGCTCCGGCTCAGCTCAGGCTCAGCTCAGGCTCAGCTCCGGTTCAGCTCAGGCTCAGCTCAGGCTCAGCTCAGGCTCAGCTCCGGTTCAGCTCAGCCGAGCGTGTGATGAACATACCTGGAGATCTGCACAGGTGTTTCAGAGGACGCCTCATCAGGATGATGGTCTGCAGCGGTCTGACCGCCTCCTGTCGTTTTCTACATTCTGCTGCTTGCAGATCctctaaagtaaaagtacttttgCCATCCTGCGAAGTACTTATGTAGCAGTATTATCAGGTAAATGTACAGCTAAGCTAAACACGTAGTGATACAAAACCTGTCCTGACCAGTCGTACGCTTTTAGCCATGAACACATTTACCGGAAGTGACGTCACCCCAGCGGTTACTAGGCaacactgtttttgtatttcGGCTGTCTGAGTAACTGTCCGGTGAACTCGTGATTAACCTGGTTTGAAGGTGAAGACGCAGCGCGGATGGCCGGCCGTCTGATCGATCCCAGCCGGGCTCCGGTGGCCTTCGGGCAGCGGGCTGTTCCGCAGCTGTTCGCCGAGCTGCAGCGGCCGGAGGCGGGCAGGAGGCAGCGGGCTCTGGCCTCTCTGTGCGACCTGATGCACAACCCGGAGCGGATCTACCAGGCTGTTAACGGGGGTCAGTCGGCGAGAGCCGTTTatccaaatcaaatcaacagAAATATAAGAACTGTAGTACTCTAACATGCAGCTCAGGCTGCCTGTGGTGGAAGTATTTGtactgagtatttccatttaatgctactttgtacttttactccaccatctcagagagaaacaaagtactttttactccattatctcacagctttagttactcgttattttaaaaatgaagatTATAAAAACCGATGGTGTTTTTAGATATTAAACTCCAACAGTTCGTACAAGTTCAGCTGAGACGATCGGTCCATCAATCAGTCAGCTGAGTGCAGAATCAGAGTACCTCTCTGCTGCGTTGTGTAAAAGCATCTCACTTCCCTCTTAGTTTAATTCAGtataaaaacacatctgagcCACGTCGATCTAAATTcctgttttttaaagattttgaTGTTTATACACAGAAACTCATACAACATGGACATTAGAGTTTTCCAAAATtgataaacatgaaaaatgaatatttaagcCAGCCCACTTTATTGGGAATAATGCATTATGTAGAACTGATAGATGCGAAAGGAAGGAAGTTCATT
This Chaetodon auriga isolate fChaAug3 chromosome 5, fChaAug3.hap1, whole genome shotgun sequence DNA region includes the following protein-coding sequences:
- the srp19 gene encoding signal recognition particle 19 kDa protein, translating into MAHLTENPADKERFICIYPVYINSKKTLAEGRRIPTDKAVENPSCAEIRDVLTAAGLNVYVENKMHPREWNRDVQFRGRVRVQVKQADGSFCQEKFTSRKDVMFYVSEMIPKLKTRTQKSGGGETSSQQGEGGKKSKKKKK